GTCGGAAACCCCCGGGCGAGGCTGATGTTCGTCGGGGAGGGCCCCGGGGAAGAGGAGGACCGGCAGGGCGAACCGTTCGTCGGGGCGGCGGGCAGGCGGCTTACCCGGTGGATCGGTCGCATCGGCCTCACCCGCCAGGACGTCTATATCGCGAACATCGTCAAGTGCCGACCGCCGGGCAACCGGGCGCCCCTTCCGGAGGAGGCGGCCGCCTGTCTGCCCTATCTCGGGAGGCAGATCCGGGCCATCCGGCCCGCGCTGATCTGCACCCTCGGCGCCGTGGCGCTCAACTTCCTCCTCGGCAACAACGATCGGATCACGCGGGTGCGGGGACAGTGGCGCGACCTGGACGGCATCCCCGTGCTCCCCACCTACCACCCCGCCTACATCCTGCGAAACGCCGCGCGGGAGCACGAGGTGTTTGCCGATTTCGATCTTCTCGCGGAACGGCTCCGATCCGGTTGAGATGGAGGCTCCTCTTCCCGTGGTACAGGTCGGCAAAAGGGGCGAGGAGCGCCTCCGCTCCGGGCACCTCTGGGTGTTCGGGGACGATTTGAGGGAAGTGCCGCCGCAGCTGCCGTCCGGGCAGTGGGTTACCGTGACCTCCCGTTCCGGAGAGATGCTGGGGACGGCCACGTGCAAC
This DNA window, taken from Candidatus Deferrimicrobiaceae bacterium, encodes the following:
- a CDS encoding uracil-DNA glycosylase — protein: MTGRLTRTLVAAYLREIGIDYVPAPPRSGEETAAPEEPAHPGGETLEEIRSEILACRRCPLCSGRKNVVFGVGNPRARLMFVGEGPGEEEDRQGEPFVGAAGRRLTRWIGRIGLTRQDVYIANIVKCRPPGNRAPLPEEAAACLPYLGRQIRAIRPALICTLGAVALNFLLGNNDRITRVRGQWRDLDGIPVLPTYHPAYILRNAAREHEVFADFDLLAERLRSG